A region of Physeter macrocephalus isolate SW-GA unplaced genomic scaffold, ASM283717v5 random_215, whole genome shotgun sequence DNA encodes the following proteins:
- the INHBE gene encoding inhibin beta E chain — MGLSDVQLQLVLLWALVWAQRAGSVCPSCGGPTLAPQAERALVLELAKQQILEGLHLTGRPIITHPPPQAALTRALRRLQRGSVVPANGEQVISFAAITESSTSTCSSTLTFYLSTPRSHHLYHARLWLHVLPTLPSTLSLRIFPWGPRRRRRGSHVLLAEHQLTTPGWHALTLPSSGLRHEESGVLKLQLDCRPLEGNSTAAPQTQQLLDTAGEQRPFLELKTRPKEPGAGRARRRTPSCEPETPLCCRRDHYVDFQELGWQDWILQPEGYQLNYCSGQCPPHLAGSPGIAASFHSAVFSLLKANNPWPLGTSCCVPTARRPLSLLYLDRDGNVVKTDVPDMVVEACGCS, encoded by the exons ATGGGGCTCTCTGATGTCCAGCTCCAGCTGGTGCTGCTGTGGGCACTGGTGTGGGCACAGAGGGCAGGGTCTGTGTGTCCCTCCTGTGGAGGCCCCACACTGGCACCCCAAGCAGAACGAGCTCTGGTCCTTGAGCTAGCCAAGCAGCAGATCCTCGAGGGGCTACACCTGACCGGTCGTCCCATAATAACTCATCCTCCACCCCAGGCAGCACTGACCAGAGCCCTCCGGAGACTGCAGCGGGGCAGTGTGGTTCCAGCGAATGGGGAGCAGGTCATCAGCTTTGCTGCCATCACAG aatcctccacctccacctgcaGCTCCACGCTCACCTTCTACCTGTCCACTCCTCGGTCCCACCACCTGTACCACGCTCGCCTTTGGCTGCACGTGCTCCCCACCCTTCCTAGCACTCTTTCCTTGAGGATTTTCCCATGGGGCCCTAGGAGGAGACGCCGAGGGTCCCACGTCCTCCTGGCTGAGCACCAACTGACAACCCCAGGCTGGCACGCCCTGACTCTGCCCTCTAGTGGCTTGAGGCATGAGGAGTCTGGTGTCTTGAAACTCCAACTGGACTGCAGACCGCTAGAAGGCAACAGCACAGCTGCCCCCCAAACTCAGCAGCTCCTGGACACAGCGGGAGAGCAGCGGCCCTTTCTGGAACTGAAGACCCGGCCCAAAGAGCCTGGAGCAGGCCGGGCCAGGAGGAGGACCCCCAGCTGTGAGCCTGAGACCCCCTTATGCTGTAGGCGAGACCATTATGTAGACTTCCAGGAACTGGGATGGCAGGACTGGATCCTGCAGCCTGAGGGGTACCAGCTGAATTACTGCAGTGGGCAGTGTCCCCCGCACCTGGCTGGCAGCCCAGGCATTGCTGCCTCCTTCCATTCTGCTGTCTTCAGCCTCCTCAAGGCCAACAACCCTTGGCCCTTGGGTACTTCCTGCTGTGTCCCTACTGCCCGaaggcctctctctctcctctacctTGACCGTGATGGCAACGTGGTCAAGACAGATGTGCCAGATATGGTGGTAGAGGCCTGTGGCTGCAGCTAG
- the GLI1 gene encoding zinc finger protein GLI1 — MFNSMTPPPVSSYGEPCCLRPLPSQGAPSMGTEGLPGLPFCHQATLMSGPHSYGPARETSSCTEAPLFPPPRSAVKLTKKRALSISPLSDASLDLQTVIRTSPSSLVAFINSRCASPGGSYGHLSIGTMSPSLGFSPQMNHQKGASPSFGVQPCGPHDPTQGGMMPHPQSRGPLSTCQLKSELDVLLSKRPEEPLEGDMCSPNSTGTQDPLLGMLDGREDLEREEKPEHDSVYETDCRWDGCSQEFDSQEQLVHHINSEHIHGERKEFVCHWGGCSRELRPFKAQYMLVVHMRRHTGEKPHKCTFEGCRKSYSRLENLKTHLRSHTGEKPYMCEHEGCSKAFSNASDRAKHQNRTHSNEKPYVCKLPGCTKRYTDPSSLRKHVKTVHGPDAHVTKRHRGDGPLPRAPALSTVEPKRERDGGPIREDSRLTVPEGAMKPQPSPGAQSSCSSDHSPAGSAANTDSGVEMTGNAGGSTEDLSSLDEGPCIAGTGLSTLRRLENLRLDQLHQFRPIGPRGLKLPSLTHTGTPGSRRLGPPVSLDRRSSSSSSVSSAYTVSRRSSLASPFPPGSPPENGASSLPGLTPAQHYLLRARYASARGGGTPPTAAPSLDRMGGLPAPPWRSRAEYPGYNPNVGVTRRASDPARSADRPAPARVQRFKSLGCVHTPPTVAGGGRNFDPQLPTSVYSPQPPSITENVAMDTRGLREEPEVGTSMMGGGLNPYMDFPPADTLGYGGLEGAAAEPYGARGPGSLPLGPGPPTNYSPNPCPQQVSYPEPTPETWGEFPSHSGLYPGPKPPAGAYSQCPRLEHYGQVQVKPEQGCPVGSDSTGLAPCLNAHPSEGPPRSQPLFSHYPQPPPPQYPQSGNYTQPPPDYLPSEPRPSLDFESPTHSTGQLKAQLVCNYVQSQQELLWEGGGRGEPPVQDPLYQSPKFLGGSQVSLSPAKAQVATYGPGFAPNLPNHKPGSYPTPSPCHENFAVGANKASHRAAAPPRLLPPLPTCYGPLKAGGTNPSCGHPEVGRLGGGPALYPPPEGQVCNPLDSLDLDNTQLDFVAILDEPQGLSPPRSHDQRDSSEHTPPPSGTPNMAVGNMSVFLGSLPGETQFLNSSA, encoded by the exons ATGTTCAACTCGATGACCCCACCGCCAGTCAGTAGCTATGGCGAGCCCTGCTGTCTCCGGCCCCTCCCCAGTCAGGGGGCCCCCAGCATGGGGACAGAAG GACTGCCTGGCCTGCCCTTCTGCCACCAGGCCACCCTCATGTCCGGCCCCCACAGTTACGGGCCAGCCAGAGAGACCAGCAGCTGCACGGAGG ccccactgtTTCCTCCTCCCCGGAGTGCAGTCAAATTGACCAAGAAGCGGGCTCTCTCCATCTCACCTCTGTCAGACGCCAGCCTGGACCTGCAGACAGTTATCCGCACCTCACCCAGCTCCCTCGTGGCCTTCATCAACTCACGCTGTGCATCTCCGGGGGGCTCCTATGGTCACCTCTCCATCGGCACCATGAG cccatCTCTGGGATTCTCACCCCAGATGAATCACCAAAAAGGGGCCTCGCCTTCCTTCGGGGTCCAGCCCTGTGGTCCCCATGACCCCACCCAGGGTGGGATGATGCCACATCCTCAGTCCCGGGGACCCCTCTCCACTTGCCAG CTGAAGTCTGAGCTGGATGTGCTGCTTAGCAAGCGCCCGGAGGAACCCTTGGAAGGTGATATGTGCAGCCCCAACTCCACGGGCACACAG GATCCCCTGCTGGGGATGCTGGATGGGCGGGAAGacctggagagagaggagaagcctGAGCACGATTCTGTGTATGAGACTGACTGCCGCTGGGATGGCTGCAGTCAGGAATTCGACTCCCAGGAGCAGCTGGTGCAC CACATCAACAGCGAGCACATCCACGGAGAGCGGAAGGAGTTTGTGTGCCATTGGGGGGGCTGCTCCAGGGAGCTGAGGCCCTTCAAAGCCCAGTACATGCTGGTGGTGCACATGCGCAGACACACAGGCGAGAAGCCACATAAGTGCACG TTTGAGGGGTGCCGGAAGTCATACTCACGCCTGGAAAATCTGAAGACACATCTGCGGTCACACACGGGTGAGAAGCCATACATGTGTGAACACGAGGGCTGCAGTAAAGCCTTCAGCAATGCCAGTGACCGAGCCAAGCACCAGAATCGGACCCACTCCAATGAG AAGCCCTATGTGTGTAAGCTCCCTGGCTGCACCAAACGTTACACAGATCCCAGCTCGCTCCGGAAACATGTCAAGACAGTGCATGGTCCTGACGCCCACGTGACCAAGCGGCACCGAGGAGATGGCCCCCTGCCCCGGGCACCGGCTCTTTCCACGGTGGAGCCCAAGAGGGAGCGGGACGGAGGCCCCATCAGGGAGGACAGCAGACTGACTGTGCCTGAGGGTGCCATG AAGCCACAGCCAAGCCCTGGGGCCCAGTCGTCCTGCAGCAGTGACCACTCCCCAGCAGGCAGCGCAGCCAATACAGACAGTGGTGTGGAAATGACTGGAAATGCAGGGGGCAGCACTGAGGACCTGTCCAGCTTGGATGAGGGGCCTTGCATTGCTGGCACTGGTCTGTCTACTCTTCGCCGCCTTGAGAACCTTAGGCTGGACCAGCTACACCAATTCCGACCAATAGGGCCCCGGGGCCTCAAACTGCCCAGCTTGACCCACACCG GCACTCCTGGGTCTCGCCGTCTGGGCCCCCCAGTATCTCTTGACCGCCgcagcagcagctccagcagcGTCAGCTCAGCCTATACTGTCAGCCGCCGCTCCTCCCTggcttcccctttcccccctggttcCCCACCAGAGAACGGGGCATCCTCTCTGCCTGGCCTCACGCCTGCCCAGCACTACCTGCTCCGGGCAAGATATGCTTCAGCCAGGGGAGGTGGTACCCCACCCACTGCAGCACCCAGCCTGGATCGGATGGGGGGTCTTCCCGCACCTCCCTGGAGAAGCCGAGCCGAGTATCCAGGATACAACCCCAATGTAGGCGTCACCCGGAGGGCCAGTGACCCAGCCCGGTCTGCTGACCGCCCTGCCCCAGCCAGAGTCCAGCGGTTCAAGAGCTTGGGTTGTGTCCACACACCCCCCACAGTGGCAGGAGGAGGACGGAACTTTGATCCCCAACTCCCAACCTCTGTCTACTCACCACAGCCCCCCAGCATCACTGAGAATGTCGCCATGGATACCAGAGGGCTACGGGAGGAGCCAGAGGTTGGGACCTCCATGATGGGCGGTGGTCTGAACCCCTATATGGACTTCCCACCTGCTGATACTCTGGGATATGGGGGACTTGAGGGGGCAGCAGCTGAGCCTTATGGAGCTAGAGGTCCAGGCTCCCTGCCTCTTGGGCCTGGTCCGCCTACCAACTACAGCCCCAACCCCTGTCCCCAGCAGGTCTCCTATCCTGAACCCACCCCAGAAACATGGGGTGAGTTCCCTTCCCACTCTGGGCTGTACCCAGGCCCCAAGCCTCCAGCTGGAGCCTACAGCCAGTGTCCTCGTCTTGAACATTATGGACAAGTGCAGGTGAAGCCGGAACAGGGGTGTCCAGTGGGTTCTGACTCCACAGGACTGGCACCCTGCCTCAATGCCCACCCCAGTGAGGGGCCTCCACGCTCACAGCCTCTATTCTCCCACtacccccagcctccccctccccagtatCCCCAGTCAGGCAACTATACCCAGCCACCTCCTGATTATCTTCCTTCAGAACCCAGGCCCAGCCTGGATTTTGAGTCCCCTACTCATTCTACAGGACAGCTCAAGGCACAGCTGGTGTGTAATTATGTTCAGTCTCAACAGGAGCtgctgtgggagggagggggcaggggagagccCCCAGTCCAGGACCCTCTCTACCAGAGTCCCAAGTTTCTGGGGGGTTCCCAGGTTAGTCTGAGCCCTGCCAAGGCGCAAGTGGCCACATATGGACCTGGCTTTGCACCTAACTTGCCCAATCACAAGCCAGGGTCCTATCCTACCCCTTCACCATGCCATGAAAATTTTGCAGTAGGGGCAAACAAGGCTTCCCATAGGGCAGCAGCACCACCCCGACTTCTGCCCCCACTACCCACTTGCTATGGGCCCCTCAAGGCAGGGGGCACCAACCCCAGCTGTGGCCACCCTGAGGTGGGCAGGCTGGGAGGGGGCCCAGCCTTGTACCCTCCTCCTGAAGGGCAGGTGTGTAACCCTCTGGACTCTCTTGATCTCGACAACACTCAGCTGGACTTTGTGGCTATTCTGGATGAGCCCCAGGGGCTGAGTCCTCCCCGCTCCCATGATCAGAGGGACAGCTCTGAACATACCCcacctccttctgggacccccaacATGGCTGTGGGCAACATGAGTGTCTTCCTGGGATCCCTGCCTGGGGAGACACAGTTCCTCAACTCTAGTGCTTAA